The Methylomusa anaerophila genome has a segment encoding these proteins:
- the cax gene encoding calcium/proton exchanger, producing the protein MARFLPFTLILIPISFVSEIMHWDPVPVFMLACLAILPLAVYMGFATEELALYTNPQVGGFLNAAFGNATELIIAFFALQQGMFDVVKASIAGSILGNSLLVLGASMLAGGLCNNVQHFNKKAVELSSTLLTFAIIGLCIPAVFLYTVRPELLDSWEYEPLNLSIAAVMLIIYILGMYLSFRTNRDVYGTKGHGEILPKWSRMKAIAVLLGSTALIAWESEILVGAIEPMTKALGISPFFVGIILIPLIGNAAEHSTAVWMAMKNKMDIATEIAIGSSLQIALFVMPCLVIVGALINRTMSLVFNIFEIVSLIVSIVIVNRVAGDGESNWLEGLQLLAVYLIIAACFLTIR; encoded by the coding sequence ATGGCTCGATTCCTTCCTTTTACCTTAATCCTTATACCTATCAGCTTTGTTTCTGAGATTATGCATTGGGATCCTGTCCCCGTCTTTATGCTGGCTTGCCTGGCAATATTACCTTTAGCGGTTTACATGGGTTTTGCCACAGAAGAACTTGCACTTTATACCAATCCCCAAGTCGGCGGTTTTTTGAATGCAGCCTTTGGGAATGCAACCGAATTGATTATAGCTTTTTTTGCTCTGCAACAAGGCATGTTTGACGTTGTTAAAGCATCCATAGCCGGATCAATTCTGGGGAATTCCCTGCTCGTTCTCGGTGCAAGTATGCTTGCCGGCGGTTTATGCAACAACGTCCAGCACTTCAATAAAAAAGCAGTAGAATTGTCATCCACGCTTTTGACCTTTGCTATCATCGGACTATGCATACCTGCAGTCTTTCTCTACACTGTCAGACCCGAGTTGTTGGACAGTTGGGAATATGAACCGCTCAATCTTTCTATTGCTGCAGTGATGCTGATTATCTATATCCTAGGCATGTACCTTTCCTTTAGAACTAACAGGGATGTGTACGGTACTAAGGGACATGGAGAAATTTTGCCGAAATGGTCACGGATGAAAGCGATAGCTGTTCTCTTAGGTTCTACCGCTCTTATTGCCTGGGAAAGCGAAATTTTAGTCGGAGCCATCGAACCGATGACCAAGGCTTTAGGCATTAGCCCGTTTTTTGTGGGAATTATTCTTATTCCCCTAATCGGTAATGCGGCCGAACACAGTACCGCTGTCTGGATGGCTATGAAAAATAAAATGGATATTGCCACGGAAATAGCCATTGGTTCCAGTCTGCAGATAGCATTGTTTGTTATGCCGTGTTTGGTTATCGTAGGGGCACTCATCAATCGAACAATGAGCCTGGTGTTTAATATTTTTGAAATTGTTTCTTTGATAGTTTCTATTGTCATTGTTAACCGAGTAGCAGGCGATGGTGAATCCAATTGGCTGGAAGGCCTTCAGCTCCTGGCTGTTTATTTAATAATTGCCGCTTGCTTTTTAACGATAAGATAA
- a CDS encoding radical SAM protein — protein MRCNYCEWRCELNGENYGICHMYWEEGGVIKERFPNRWCAYSMSSIESIPFYHVYPGSRCMTIGTAGCNMDCRYCANAYVAKENPAKLQAQMYEFTPGQLVRMAEKLGCHNIVFNVNEPTVSLPSLQEMALAAKTAGITMGCLTNAYMTEAATEIFASVFSFINISLKGLAPDFCRSYLGIPDSRPILRNIARLAATNHVEVTTPVIQSVNDHELDEIASFLAGVDREIPWHVFRLLPEHKMKGTTYPNVGDINTILERNRKILPYIYFHNFIGSDWVNTLCPRCGREVVERISLGCGGDRLNHCHCRENMCPECGYEIRMYGSRVYWNSREGAL, from the coding sequence ATGAGATGCAATTATTGCGAATGGCGTTGTGAACTTAATGGTGAGAACTACGGGATTTGCCACATGTATTGGGAAGAAGGCGGTGTAATCAAGGAACGTTTTCCCAACCGGTGGTGCGCTTACAGCATGTCGTCCATCGAGTCCATCCCCTTTTATCACGTTTATCCCGGGAGCCGGTGCATGACCATTGGCACTGCCGGCTGCAATATGGATTGCCGCTATTGCGCCAATGCTTATGTAGCCAAAGAAAACCCGGCTAAGCTCCAAGCCCAAATGTATGAGTTTACTCCCGGCCAGCTTGTCCGTATGGCTGAAAAACTCGGTTGTCACAACATCGTGTTCAACGTAAATGAGCCTACGGTATCATTGCCTTCGCTGCAGGAAATGGCGCTGGCGGCTAAAACGGCAGGCATTACTATGGGCTGTCTAACCAACGCTTACATGACCGAAGCGGCAACGGAAATTTTCGCTTCCGTCTTTTCCTTTATCAATATCAGCCTGAAAGGCCTAGCGCCGGACTTTTGCCGGAGTTATCTGGGTATTCCCGACAGCCGGCCCATCCTGCGCAATATTGCGCGCTTGGCTGCCACCAATCATGTGGAAGTGACCACGCCGGTCATCCAATCGGTAAATGACCACGAGCTTGACGAAATCGCATCCTTCCTCGCCGGTGTTGACCGGGAAATCCCGTGGCATGTGTTCCGGCTGCTGCCGGAACATAAAATGAAAGGCACTACTTACCCTAATGTGGGAGACATCAACACCATCCTGGAGAGAAACCGCAAAATCCTCCCCTATATCTATTTTCACAATTTCATCGGCTCTGACTGGGTTAATACCCTTTGTCCCCGCTGCGGCCGGGAGGTAGTGGAACGAATCAGCCTGGGCTGCGGCGGCGATAGGCTGAATCATTGCCATTGCCGGGAAAATATGTGTCCGGAATGCGGCTATGAGATCAGGATGTATGGCAGCCGGGTGTACTGGAATTCCAGGGAGGGCGCCCTATGA
- a CDS encoding FecCD family ABC transporter permease — translation MKRLHYLALTALFIVALVTSLSVGRYPIGPVEVGRILLAAFGLSDGSSLPPAEMQQVFWHIRLPRIILSFAIGCGISIAGVVYQGLFRNPLAFPDILGVKFGASFGAALVITFFSEAAITIQSSAFFFALLAVFSAYLIALKSWDQSPAVLVVAGIVISAIFQAGLNIVFYLTDSRDKLAQIIFWIMGTFQASSWDKVWTTLPVVVTGSLVLYLFSWRLNILTLDDEEALSLGINIRKWRVFYILLSTLVEAAAVAAVGAIQWVSLLVPHIARYLVGTEHSRLIPVAGFIGGIFLLFMDTLARSFLTSEIPISIVTSVFGAPFLAYLIINRKGGALGSDRASA, via the coding sequence ATGAAAAGACTGCACTATTTGGCGTTAACCGCCCTATTTATTGTCGCTCTGGTAACGTCCCTGAGCGTTGGACGTTATCCCATCGGGCCTGTTGAGGTAGGCCGAATACTGCTGGCCGCTTTTGGGCTAAGCGACGGCTCTTCTTTGCCCCCGGCCGAAATGCAGCAGGTTTTTTGGCATATTCGCCTGCCGCGGATTATACTAAGCTTTGCCATTGGCTGCGGCATCTCCATTGCCGGGGTGGTCTACCAGGGTTTATTTCGTAACCCGCTGGCATTTCCCGATATACTGGGAGTAAAATTCGGCGCCAGTTTTGGGGCTGCTCTGGTTATCACCTTTTTTAGCGAGGCCGCAATAACAATTCAGAGCAGCGCCTTTTTCTTCGCTCTATTGGCGGTATTCTCCGCTTACCTGATTGCGCTGAAGAGTTGGGACCAGTCCCCGGCAGTGCTGGTAGTAGCGGGTATAGTGATTTCAGCTATTTTTCAGGCCGGCCTGAACATAGTTTTCTATCTGACGGATTCCCGGGATAAATTAGCCCAGATTATCTTTTGGATAATGGGTACTTTTCAGGCATCCTCTTGGGACAAAGTATGGACTACTCTGCCGGTTGTAGTTACCGGTTCCCTTGTACTGTATCTGTTTAGCTGGCGGTTGAATATTCTGACTCTCGATGACGAGGAAGCTCTGTCTTTAGGAATTAACATTAGGAAGTGGCGGGTATTTTATATTTTGCTCAGTACGCTGGTGGAGGCGGCAGCTGTTGCGGCGGTGGGCGCCATCCAGTGGGTCAGCTTGCTCGTCCCTCATATCGCCCGCTATTTGGTGGGCACGGAACATAGCCGGCTGATTCCGGTCGCCGGCTTTATCGGCGGAATTTTTCTCTTGTTTATGGATACTCTGGCGCGTTCCTTTCTGACGTCGGAAATTCCCATAAGTATTGTAACATCTGTGTTTGGCGCGCCGTTCCTGGCTTACCTTATTATAAACAGAAAAGGAGGCGCATTGGGCAGTGACCGTGCGAGTGCATGA
- a CDS encoding winged helix-turn-helix transcriptional regulator, which produces MAKLHYQEGDCPVLAVQNLIAGKWKLPILSQLSKGTKRFNELQKLLPDISQGILTHQLRELEQDGLVHREVYKEVPPKVEYSLTGIGQSFIPVLQVVCDWGKDYLKNQLKS; this is translated from the coding sequence ATGGCAAAGTTGCATTACCAGGAAGGGGATTGCCCGGTGTTGGCTGTCCAAAACCTTATTGCCGGTAAATGGAAACTTCCGATTTTATCGCAATTAAGTAAGGGAACCAAACGGTTCAATGAGCTGCAAAAGTTATTGCCGGACATTTCCCAGGGAATACTCACCCACCAGCTGCGGGAACTGGAACAGGACGGACTGGTTCATCGGGAAGTATATAAGGAAGTCCCGCCCAAAGTCGAATATTCATTAACCGGAATCGGGCAAAGTTTTATTCCAGTCTTGCAGGTTGTATGCGACTGGGGTAAAGATTACCTGAAAAATCAATTGAAATCATGA
- a CDS encoding coiled-coil domain-containing protein: MTNEEFQNLMIKQMAELKGDVAGVKGDISELKGDMAGVKRDISELKGDMAGVKGDISELKGDMAGVKGDISALKGDMAGVKGDISALKGDMAGVKGDISALKGDMAGVKGDISELKSDMAEVKGQMRENTDIIKALMHRTEELDAKFDGLLHNTVSKNILERIETKIDILSHRILAQDGEIQLLKKVSNN, from the coding sequence GTGACAAATGAAGAGTTTCAAAATCTCATGATTAAGCAAATGGCTGAACTTAAAGGCGATGTGGCCGGAGTAAAGGGAGACATATCTGAACTTAAAGGCGATATGGCCGGAGTAAAGAGAGACATATCTGAACTTAAAGGCGATATGGCCGGAGTAAAGGGAGATATATCTGAACTTAAAGGCGATATGGCCGGAGTAAAGGGAGATATATCCGCACTTAAAGGCGATATGGCCGGAGTAAAGGGAGATATATCCGCACTTAAAGGCGATATGGCCGGAGTAAAGGGAGATATATCCGCACTTAAGGGCGATATGGCCGGAGTAAAGGGAGATATATCTGAACTTAAAAGCGATATGGCTGAAGTAAAAGGGCAAATGCGGGAGAACACCGATATTATTAAAGCACTGATGCATCGTACGGAAGAATTAGATGCGAAATTCGACGGGTTGCTCCACAATACTGTAAGCAAAAACATTCTTGAACGTATTGAAACCAAGATTGACATCCTGTCTCATCGTATTCTGGCCCAAGATGGGGAAATTCAACTGCTTAAAAAAGTAAGCAACAATTAA
- a CDS encoding phosphate/phosphite/phosphonate ABC transporter substrate-binding protein, whose protein sequence is MRGLLRINSLKYLALVVTSVLILAGFMDYGFPKSQPIHSEVALPVLRVGAVPAESKEKTRDQFEKFMNYLGRKTGCIVELYVADNYEGIIDKMRQGDLDIAWFGPFSYVIAAETAGARAFAIDDNIKNGTVYHSVFITHSESGIDSIEKIKGHTFAFVDQASTSGYLIPKSILQRHGIDPLRDFAKVEFAGSHDAAILAVKKRQIDAAAVSDAILASLSEKGIVGEKELQMIGSSEAIPTSTWAYRDGIAAELLAKIRQAFFSIAAEDREALGMYGNDLVKGFVPTDDKQYDIIRNIAENLGLGSN, encoded by the coding sequence ATGAGGGGTTTATTACGTATAAATAGCTTGAAGTATTTAGCCTTGGTCGTAACCAGCGTCTTAATCCTGGCAGGATTTATGGATTACGGGTTTCCCAAATCCCAACCAATTCACTCTGAAGTGGCGTTACCTGTTTTAAGGGTTGGGGCGGTTCCCGCTGAAAGTAAAGAGAAGACCAGAGACCAATTCGAAAAGTTTATGAATTACTTGGGGCGCAAAACGGGATGTATCGTGGAGTTGTATGTTGCTGATAATTATGAGGGTATTATCGATAAAATGAGACAAGGTGATTTGGATATTGCCTGGTTTGGCCCTTTTTCCTATGTAATCGCTGCTGAAACCGCAGGTGCCAGGGCGTTTGCCATTGACGATAATATTAAAAACGGCACGGTATATCATAGTGTCTTTATCACTCATTCTGAAAGCGGCATTGATTCCATTGAAAAGATCAAAGGCCATACATTTGCGTTCGTAGATCAGGCCTCAACTTCCGGGTATTTAATACCGAAATCGATTCTGCAAAGACACGGCATTGACCCTCTTCGTGATTTTGCCAAAGTGGAATTTGCCGGAAGCCATGATGCCGCTATTCTCGCAGTGAAAAAACGGCAAATAGATGCCGCGGCAGTTTCGGATGCGATTTTGGCTAGTCTAAGCGAAAAAGGGATTGTGGGCGAAAAAGAGTTGCAAATGATTGGTTCTTCGGAAGCAATCCCGACTTCCACCTGGGCATACCGCGACGGGATAGCGGCCGAACTTTTGGCCAAGATACGGCAAGCCTTTTTTAGTATAGCCGCAGAAGACAGAGAAGCGCTTGGAATGTATGGAAATGATCTTGTAAAAGGTTTTGTTCCCACGGACGATAAACAGTATGATATCATTCGAAATATAGCTGAGAATTTAGGATTAGGCAGTAATTAA
- a CDS encoding ABC transporter substrate-binding protein — MTKRCIAVFGIVMLLLLLTACGRAPGTAGKDVGAPESLTVTVTDQLGRRVEVPRKIEKIGAIDHFEGHLVFALGQQDKLVHQALFNKLGAAMARVDEKFKAKPQMRQGREKISTETMAALGPQVVFMNSSFDRTQLEQFESAGLRVIGLKGETLEDSFDAVRLMAKVLGCEDRGAKYIVACENLLGMVKERLRDIPGDKRLKVMFAGPKNIYSVATGSMLQTSIIETAGGKNVAGHLTGYWADVSPEQVANWNPDVIFLGSSLDTYGADAIFNNPQLAQVKAVQEGRVYSFPSNIDWWDYPAPHHVLGAVWAAKTLYPDKFADIDMTKIADEFYTNYLGHSFTSLGGKL; from the coding sequence GTGACCAAAAGGTGTATTGCGGTTTTCGGTATCGTTATGTTGCTTTTATTGCTTACAGCATGCGGCAGGGCGCCGGGCACGGCCGGCAAGGACGTTGGAGCGCCGGAAAGCTTGACGGTTACGGTAACCGACCAACTGGGGCGCCGAGTGGAAGTGCCGCGCAAAATTGAAAAAATTGGCGCCATTGACCACTTCGAGGGGCATCTTGTCTTTGCCCTGGGCCAGCAGGACAAGCTGGTTCACCAGGCCTTATTCAACAAACTTGGCGCGGCCATGGCCCGGGTCGATGAAAAGTTTAAGGCCAAACCCCAAATGCGCCAGGGCCGGGAAAAGATCAGCACCGAAACCATGGCTGCTTTAGGCCCGCAGGTTGTTTTTATGAATTCGTCCTTTGACCGGACCCAACTGGAGCAATTTGAAAGCGCCGGTCTGAGGGTGATCGGCCTTAAAGGCGAGACTCTGGAAGACAGCTTTGACGCGGTCAGGCTGATGGCCAAAGTATTGGGCTGCGAAGACCGGGGGGCAAAATACATTGTCGCTTGTGAGAATCTTTTGGGCATGGTAAAGGAACGGCTCCGCGACATACCCGGCGACAAGCGGCTCAAGGTAATGTTTGCCGGTCCCAAGAACATTTATTCCGTGGCCACGGGTTCCATGCTGCAGACCTCCATTATTGAGACGGCCGGCGGTAAAAACGTGGCCGGACACCTGACAGGGTATTGGGCCGATGTATCGCCGGAACAAGTGGCCAACTGGAATCCGGACGTCATCTTTTTAGGGTCTTCCCTGGATACTTATGGCGCCGATGCAATCTTCAACAATCCTCAATTGGCCCAAGTAAAAGCCGTGCAGGAAGGACGCGTGTATTCTTTCCCGTCCAATATCGACTGGTGGGATTATCCCGCTCCCCATCATGTGCTGGGCGCGGTATGGGCGGCTAAAACCTTATATCCTGATAAGTTTGCGGATATTGACATGACCAAGATAGCTGATGAATTCTATACCAATTATTTGGGCCATTCTTTTACCTCTTTGGGGGGCAAACTGTGA
- a CDS encoding DUF6612 family protein, translating into MRKIKLLSIITVLCIMTLFFSVFNSSASSPVTATDPKETVAKAYQKFQSLKSYHMTIDFTSVLSFRGNNINTVMKGEGDVRVKPMLGKNIMNITMDITSDNAPKKIERQLVQYFEETGNQITVYSNIDNQWIKQSTPNYYPLNEYDNYIKAITSVTQISEDANSTIFEVIASGSYLQENLERYMASAGMKNMKVTADLLQDLGDFKYTIAVDKKTSLISRMDIDLSDFMPKIANKLVESQNMPADQKTVIKEMFDNMKIITTVAFSEINRGEKITIPKEAKEAREVVPNPMIQTKPSKAAGL; encoded by the coding sequence ATGCGTAAAATAAAGTTATTGTCAATTATAACAGTGCTTTGTATCATGACCTTGTTTTTTTCGGTTTTCAATTCCAGCGCTTCCTCGCCGGTAACGGCAACAGATCCCAAAGAAACTGTGGCCAAAGCCTATCAGAAGTTTCAGAGCCTGAAAAGTTACCATATGACCATTGACTTTACATCGGTCCTATCCTTTCGCGGCAACAATATAAATACCGTCATGAAAGGCGAAGGGGATGTTCGGGTAAAACCAATGCTGGGTAAAAATATCATGAACATTACTATGGATATTACTTCGGATAATGCTCCCAAAAAAATTGAGCGACAGCTTGTACAGTACTTTGAAGAAACCGGCAATCAAATCACAGTCTATTCCAATATTGATAATCAATGGATAAAACAGTCCACACCCAATTATTATCCGCTTAATGAGTATGATAATTATATAAAAGCCATTACAAGCGTAACTCAAATCAGCGAGGATGCCAATTCCACTATTTTTGAGGTTATAGCAAGCGGCAGCTACTTACAGGAAAATCTTGAACGTTATATGGCTTCAGCCGGCATGAAAAATATGAAGGTGACTGCCGATCTGCTGCAGGATTTGGGTGACTTCAAATACACTATCGCTGTCGATAAAAAAACTTCGCTTATTTCCAGGATGGATATTGACCTATCCGACTTTATGCCTAAAATTGCCAATAAGCTGGTTGAATCCCAAAACATGCCTGCTGATCAAAAAACGGTCATTAAGGAGATGTTTGATAATATGAAAATTATTACCACAGTTGCTTTTTCCGAGATTAACAGGGGAGAAAAAATCACTATTCCTAAAGAAGCCAAAGAGGCTAGGGAGGTTGTTCCCAACCCTATGATACAAACAAAACCAAGTAAAGCTGCAGGATTATAG
- a CDS encoding ABC transporter ATP-binding protein, translating to MTVRVHEVTAGYGNSPVLINVSLSVSKGQVCALLGHNGSGKTTLMRCINSILQPTRGQILVMEEDVTRIARTRIARLISFVPQNSQTAFSFSCLEMILMGGASRLRMWSSPGPRERKKARRLCEELGIDHLADLPFNQLSGGQKQLVILTRALFQETPVMLLDEPTAHLDFGNQHKMMNLVRKLVKQYGVTALITLHDPNLALNYCDDVIMLKQGRVIAQGPTHLAFNDSNLREIFGDNIRIEYTNTGAQVVVPRFIPQYMPEGKECCT from the coding sequence GTGACCGTGCGAGTGCATGAAGTAACGGCCGGCTATGGCAATTCACCTGTACTGATAAATGTCAGCCTGTCTGTCAGCAAAGGACAGGTCTGTGCCTTATTGGGGCATAACGGGTCCGGAAAAACCACACTAATGCGGTGTATTAATTCTATCCTTCAACCTACCCGGGGACAAATACTGGTTATGGAGGAAGATGTGACCCGCATTGCCAGAACCCGTATTGCCAGACTGATCAGTTTTGTGCCGCAAAACAGCCAGACTGCCTTTTCTTTTTCCTGCCTGGAAATGATTTTGATGGGCGGCGCGTCCCGCCTGAGAATGTGGTCATCGCCGGGACCCCGGGAACGGAAAAAAGCCCGGCGGCTGTGTGAAGAACTGGGCATAGACCATCTGGCGGACTTGCCGTTCAACCAACTTTCCGGCGGTCAGAAACAATTAGTCATTTTGACGCGGGCGCTATTTCAGGAGACACCTGTTATGCTGCTTGACGAACCTACCGCTCACCTTGATTTTGGCAATCAACATAAGATGATGAACTTGGTGCGCAAGCTGGTGAAACAATACGGCGTAACCGCGTTAATTACCTTGCATGACCCTAATCTGGCCTTAAATTACTGCGATGATGTCATCATGCTGAAACAGGGACGGGTCATCGCCCAGGGCCCCACCCATTTGGCCTTTAATGATAGCAACCTGCGGGAAATATTTGGCGACAACATTCGGATTGAGTATACAAACACAGGCGCCCAGGTGGTTGTTCCCAGGTTTATTCCCCAGTATATGCCCGAAGGGAAGGAGTGCTGTACATGA
- a CDS encoding DoxX family protein, giving the protein MKNWYVDFNQAIKSYQDIGLLIFRLGLGGMFMWHGFPKIFGGMEKWTALGETMGMFGIHFVPAFWGFMSGFAEFFGGLLIALGLFYRLACLLLVFNLSIAFASQMIGGKGLMKASQSLEDGFSFLAAFFVGPGKYSVDEYLQQNKAANKIMIAQTDG; this is encoded by the coding sequence ATGAAAAATTGGTATGTTGATTTCAATCAGGCGATAAAGTCTTATCAAGATATCGGGTTATTGATTTTCCGGCTAGGACTTGGCGGTATGTTTATGTGGCATGGATTTCCCAAAATCTTTGGCGGGATGGAAAAATGGACTGCCCTAGGAGAAACCATGGGGATGTTTGGAATTCATTTTGTACCGGCATTTTGGGGATTTATGAGTGGTTTTGCTGAGTTCTTTGGCGGCTTGCTGATTGCGTTAGGCTTGTTCTACCGCTTGGCTTGCCTGTTGCTGGTCTTTAATTTAAGTATTGCCTTTGCTAGTCAGATGATTGGCGGAAAAGGGTTAATGAAAGCATCCCAATCATTGGAGGATGGCTTTAGCTTTCTGGCAGCGTTTTTTGTCGGCCCGGGAAAATACAGTGTGGATGAATATCTGCAGCAGAATAAGGCTGCAAATAAAATTATGATCGCGCAGACAGATGGTTAA
- a CDS encoding GyrI-like domain-containing protein, giving the protein MKYEWKKEEKNLYFPKSIPELITVPKQKFFILKGKGNPSREAFAEEVGVLYSLAYAIRMMPKQGYCPAGYFEYTVYPLEGIWDFTEAGKRQETLNKDELLYTIMIRQPEFVTQEVAEKAIEIVKKKKPHPLLAAVSFEMLEDGLSVQMLHLGPYDTESQSFKLMNEFIANHNLEKRVFAHREIYLSDARKVQPDKLKTVLRYMVKPIL; this is encoded by the coding sequence ATGAAATATGAATGGAAAAAAGAAGAAAAAAACCTATATTTCCCTAAATCAATACCGGAATTAATTACTGTCCCCAAACAAAAGTTCTTTATATTAAAAGGGAAAGGCAATCCCAGTAGGGAAGCCTTTGCAGAAGAGGTAGGAGTTCTTTATTCTCTTGCTTATGCAATTCGAATGATGCCCAAACAGGGGTATTGCCCAGCGGGATATTTCGAATATACGGTGTATCCGTTAGAAGGAATATGGGATTTCACAGAGGCGGGAAAAAGGCAAGAAACCTTAAACAAAGACGAGCTGTTATATACGATTATGATTCGTCAGCCTGAGTTTGTAACGCAAGAGGTTGCCGAAAAAGCAATTGAAATCGTAAAAAAGAAGAAACCTCATCCACTACTCGCTGCAGTATCATTTGAAATGCTGGAAGATGGATTATCCGTACAAATGCTCCATCTAGGCCCCTATGATACTGAATCCCAGAGTTTTAAACTGATGAATGAGTTTATAGCAAACCATAACTTGGAAAAGAGAGTATTTGCCCATCGGGAGATATACCTTTCCGACGCGAGAAAAGTTCAGCCTGATAAATTAAAAACTGTTTTGCGATATATGGTGAAACCGATTTTATAA
- a CDS encoding nitroreductase family protein produces MEFFDVINKRRSIRKFKPDPIHKENILKILNAANWAPSALNLQPWEFLVVSGEKKNKLGSNYGKIVDNYTKDWAEAPDKAFMPRSEFIQFANIYGGAPVIIIVLAETHDDPNYQKAFLESASAAMENMLLAATALGLGGCWMTGPLADEKYLRKVLSIPDDREVVAISPIGYPAVIPEPRPRLDPDLTRKVKWLE; encoded by the coding sequence ATGGAATTCTTTGATGTAATCAACAAGCGGCGATCCATTCGTAAATTTAAACCGGATCCTATCCATAAAGAAAATATACTGAAAATATTAAATGCAGCTAACTGGGCCCCGTCAGCCCTAAATTTGCAACCATGGGAGTTCTTGGTAGTATCCGGGGAAAAGAAAAATAAGCTGGGGAGTAACTACGGAAAGATTGTTGACAATTACACGAAGGATTGGGCCGAAGCTCCCGACAAAGCATTTATGCCCCGCAGTGAATTTATTCAATTCGCCAATATTTACGGCGGCGCCCCGGTAATAATTATAGTATTAGCCGAGACTCACGACGATCCGAATTATCAAAAAGCTTTTCTCGAGAGTGCCAGCGCGGCCATGGAAAATATGCTATTGGCGGCCACCGCTTTAGGATTAGGTGGTTGTTGGATGACCGGGCCCCTGGCGGACGAAAAATATCTGCGCAAGGTGTTATCAATTCCTGACGACAGGGAAGTTGTCGCCATCAGCCCAATAGGTTATCCTGCAGTCATTCCTGAACCCCGGCCGCGCCTGGATCCGGATTTGACACGAAAGGTCAAATGGTTAGAATAA
- a CDS encoding class I SAM-dependent methyltransferase has protein sequence MQVNNLWEKLSVDPSLIRDLLAQGVVYELVAVAVKYRVFPALIAGKSSAALAVERNWDESLTDLVLQVLVQAGYLTFDQHQYRTTEAVNQYLDPAGIWFLGDSLPGDFPAESFGNEVIERLNRRTRIPGGHEQRKFTVGRLQNIGARALTNEFVQTTVRSVQLPQAAHLLDLGGGHGFYSIAFAQKYPALKVTLFDTPEVTVLASASIRAWGLESRISLLSGNFLADDIGSDYDVILCSLVLAPVNLETVLNKVRQALKPGGTLIVRSHISDAPPTLAGSINRLFCFLRGNHRLYKLDEWCNWLADYAFRDVKIADVNDIVATITAVKNSP, from the coding sequence ATGCAAGTTAATAATTTGTGGGAAAAATTGTCTGTCGATCCCAGCCTGATCCGGGACTTGCTGGCCCAGGGGGTGGTATATGAATTGGTTGCTGTTGCCGTCAAATACAGAGTCTTTCCCGCCTTAATCGCAGGAAAGTCATCTGCCGCGCTGGCCGTTGAGCGCAACTGGGATGAAAGCCTGACTGATTTGGTATTGCAAGTTCTTGTACAAGCCGGGTATCTCACTTTTGACCAGCATCAATACCGGACGACCGAGGCGGTTAATCAATATCTGGACCCTGCCGGTATTTGGTTTTTGGGTGATTCCCTGCCCGGTGATTTTCCGGCTGAATCTTTCGGGAATGAAGTCATCGAACGGCTCAACCGGCGGACGCGTATCCCCGGCGGTCATGAACAGCGGAAATTTACTGTCGGCCGCCTGCAAAACATTGGTGCGCGGGCGTTGACAAACGAATTTGTGCAGACAACCGTGCGGTCAGTCCAGCTCCCGCAAGCGGCACACCTCTTGGATTTGGGCGGCGGTCACGGGTTCTACAGCATTGCCTTTGCCCAGAAATATCCCGCGCTGAAGGTTACGCTGTTTGATACACCGGAAGTTACTGTTTTAGCTTCAGCATCCATTCGGGCATGGGGTTTGGAATCCCGGATTTCCCTTCTGTCGGGCAACTTTCTTGCGGATGATATTGGTTCAGATTACGACGTGATACTATGCTCCTTAGTCTTGGCGCCGGTCAATCTGGAAACAGTTTTGAACAAGGTGCGGCAGGCACTGAAACCTGGCGGCACGTTGATTGTGCGCAGCCATATCAGCGACGCTCCGCCTACTCTTGCCGGCAGCATAAACCGGTTGTTTTGCTTCTTGCGCGGAAACCACCGTCTGTATAAGTTGGACGAGTGGTGTAATTGGTTGGCCGACTATGCTTTCCGCGACGTCAAAATTGCCGATGTGAACGATATTGTGGCTACTATCACGGCCGTTAAAAATTCGCCTTAA